The Spirochaetales bacterium genome contains the following window.
AAGCAGAACAATGCTTATCAAAAATATCGATGAACTTAAGAAGAAAAATATGGATGAGTATCTTTATGCGAATCTGCTTGAATTGTTCGTCCATCTCAGTTTTTCGGAAGAAGAGGCAAAAAAACATTGGAAGAATATTTTCGAGAATTATCGATATTTACAGAGCAAAATCGACCGTACCGTCGGCCTGAGGGTCGCCATGTTCGATTATTTTATCAATTTGAACCGGATGCTTTCGGAGCCGATTCTCGTCGAGATCTGGCTGTTCAAGGAGACGGAAAAAATGGCCATGGTCGACGCACTGACCGGTCTGTTTAACCGTAGATACTTCGATCTTTCCCTTAAAAAGGAACTGAAAAGAGCCCATCGGCATGACAAGATATTTTCACTCCTTATGATCGATATCGATAACTTCAAGGTTATCAATGATTCGAAAGGTCATCCATTCGGTGATATTGTTTTGAAAAAATTGGGTGCCGGCCTGAAAGAAAGCTGCAGGGAAGAAGATATCCTCTGCCGGTATGGCGGCGAGGAGTTTGTCTTTATCCTGCCGGAAACGAACGGCGGCAGTGCCCTGGTTTTTGCAGAACGGCTGCGAAATACGATCAGAAACAATTCTTTTTTTAAAAAACATAGAATATTTTTCAGCGGGGGCATTGCTTCATATCCTTTTGACGGCATGAACGCGAATAAACTTATCAGGAATGCGGACAAGGCCCTCTACGCCGCCAAATTCGCCGGAAAAGATTGCATCATCAAAAGCCGAACGGAGAACAGAAGATACATTCGGTATACGCAGTCATTAAAGATTTTTTTCAAACCGGTGAACATCGCATTCAGGCAGTCCGATGTCAGGCAGGTGTATTCACAGGATATTTCCCTTGGAGGAATAAAATTTGAATCGTACGAACTCCTGCAATTGGATTCGAAGCTTCTCCTCGATATTTCTCTTCCCGATAAGAATGAAGTCGTCCTTGTCGGTACGGTCATCTGGTTCAAGAAAATCGATAACACGCTCTACCGGTATGGTGTTCGTTATGATGACATAACCCACGAGCAATTGGTGATATTACGACAATTCCTTGATGATACCACTATAACGGAAGTTGAAAGCGGGAATGACCGATTTTAAAAAACGGTCACGTATTCTTTTTTTCAAAATCGTTCCAGATATGTTTTCAGCCACGTTTTATAGGATTCCGGTATTCCTTCCATATCGAATCTCAGACCTAAGGCGATAAAGTTTTCCGCGTCATAGGTATGAATCCCCTCACAGTGTACAACCGAACAGAGCATCTCGCCGATACCGTTAACACCTTTTACATTGAGGATGAGCATGACCCGTTTATCCAGATACGTTTCCGGGTTTCCCCGCGTGATCACTTTTGCGCCGGAATATGAGATGTCCCTGATGATGCAGTTGTTTCGTTTACCGTCGCAAAAAAGGGATATTTTGTCCGTTCGCAGGTTCATCGACACCGCTTTCTCGTCATCAATGATTAACCGGCGTTCTTTTCGCCGTGA
Protein-coding sequences here:
- a CDS encoding diguanylate cyclase, giving the protein MKKEKDTITFLKEKVSSLLMEDEKSRTMLIKNIDELKKKNMDEYLYANLLELFVHLSFSEEEAKKHWKNIFENYRYLQSKIDRTVGLRVAMFDYFINLNRMLSEPILVEIWLFKETEKMAMVDALTGLFNRRYFDLSLKKELKRAHRHDKIFSLLMIDIDNFKVINDSKGHPFGDIVLKKLGAGLKESCREEDILCRYGGEEFVFILPETNGGSALVFAERLRNTIRNNSFFKKHRIFFSGGIASYPFDGMNANKLIRNADKALYAAKFAGKDCIIKSRTENRRYIRYTQSLKIFFKPVNIAFRQSDVRQVYSQDISLGGIKFESYELLQLDSKLLLDISLPDKNEVVLVGTVIWFKKIDNTLYRYGVRYDDITHEQLVILRQFLDDTTITEVESGNDRF